Genomic window (Leptotrichia sp. oral taxon 212):
CAGAAGGAAGGTCTGGAAGCTTTGAAAAATAAAGGATATAACGAGATAATAACAATGTCTCTGCATATTCTTGGAGGAATTGAATATTCCAAACTTGATAGCAGCTATGGTGAAGTAACGGAACCTCTTTTAAAAACAGAGGAAGATTATGTGAAAATCGTAAATAATGAGGAATTCAACAATTTAGAAGGAAATGATGCAATTGTATTTATGGGACACGGGACAGAAAGTGCCGCAGACAGCGCATATCAGAAATTGCAGGAGGAATATATAAAAGCCGGAAAAAACAATATTTTTGTAGCTACTGTCGAAGGAGAAGTAACCATTGAAGATGTTATTGCAAAGCTGAAAACAGGAAATTACAAGAGAATATTATTAAAACCTTTTATGATAGTGGCAGGAGATCATGCAAAAAATGATATGGCTTCAGATGAGGAAGATTCATGGAAAACGATGCTTAAGAATGAAGGTTATGAAGTGACGGCATTATTAAAGGGAATGGGTGAATATGAATTTATCCAGAAAATGTTTATGGATAAACTTGAAAAAGTATATAAAAATAAAAATTAGATAGATTTAAAATAAGTTCTAAATTTATTTCTACTTTTATTTTATTGGCTTGAGTATTATATAATAAGAAAAATATTACTCTTGACAAATTTAAAAAAGTGTTATACGATTAATGAAATTATAGGTGTTTTTTTAAACTTAATAAGGAAATCGGTTAAAATCCGATACAGCCCCCACTACTGTGAAACAGACGAAAGTACATAAGACCACTGAAATATTTGATATATTTTGGGAAGGGTACGAGTAGGATGAAGTTAGTCAGGAGAATTGCCTAATAATTTTATATAAAATTTTCTGGGAAGGGAAGATTTAATATACATCAATAAAAATAAATCAATAGTGATTTATTCCATGGAATGATATTATTATGTAATGCTAAATAATAATATGGATTTTGACGTGTATTGAATTCGGCTTTGGCTGATTTTTTTTTAAATTCATCTAAAATTAAATAAACCATGGAAGGAGAAAAAATGAAAAAGAAAACATTACTATTTTTAGTTTTAACAGGAATGCTGTTAATAGGCGTAAATACTTATTCAATGCATATTATGGAAGGTTTTTTACCTTTAAACTGGGTTATGGTATGGTTTGCTGTGTGTATTCCATTCTGGATTATAGGAATAAAAAAACTTCAGACTGTTTCTAAAGGAAGCGTACAGGATAAAATGACACTTGCATTGGCAGGGGCATTCATATTTGTACTGTCAGCATTAAAAATCCCGTCAGTTACAGGAAGTTCGTCTCATCCAACAGGAGTAGGACTTTCAGCTATACTATATGGACCTTTTGTAACTTCCATTCTTGGAACTATTGTATTAATATTTCAGGCAGGACTGCTTGCTCATGGAGGATTTACAACTCTTGGAGCAAATGCATTTTCAATGGCAATAGCAGGTCCTGTTGTATCATATCTGATTTATAAGGCACTTGCTAAAAAGAACAGAACAGTTGCAATATTCCTTGCTGCGGCAATAGGAGATCTTGCCACATATGTAGTTACATCTTTTCAGCTGGCATTTGCATATCCGTCACCTGAAGGCGGAATAATTGTCTCATTCATTAAATTTGGAATAGTGTTTGCGGTAACTCAGATTCCTCTTGCTGTAATTGAAGGACTTCTCACAAATGTAGTGATGAACATACTTGAAAAATATAACGTAAAAGGGGTGGAAGCATAATGTCGGAAAATAAAAACGGAAGTGTATTTAAAAAGAATTTTATTTTAATAATTATAATATTTTTAATAGGTGTTGCTCCTTTGCTTTTTATAAAATCTGAATTCGGTGGATCTGACGGTGAAGGGGAAGAAGTGATAAAAACAATAAAACCTGATTATGAGCCATGGGCCAACAGCTTAATAGAACTGCCTGGAAGTGAAACTGAAAGTCTGCTGTTTGCATTGCAGGCGGCAATAGGTGCAGGAGTTATAGGATATGTGTTAGGTTATTTCAAAGGTGAAAGAAAAAATGCTGATAGATAAAATATCCTACACAAATCCGTTAAAAGATATAAATCCCGGAATAAAATTTATATTATCAATAACAACATTAATATTTTTACTCTATACTGGAAGTAAGATGGTATTTATTTTTAATTTAGTACTGTTTAATCTACTTCTTCTGTTTGCTGTGAAGGTGAAAATAGGTGATTTGTTAAAGCTGAATTTTATTCCGGCTTTATTTATTTTAACAACTGTAGTTTCACTGCTGCTGATAAAGGCAGACATATGGACGTTTCTGTTACGTTCATTTTCTTCAATAGCAGTAGTGTATTTTCTAATCTGTTCTACACCTGTCATAGATTTAGATTATATATTTGAAAAACTGAGATTCCCAAAAATATTCAGGGAAATATTTTTATTGATTTACAGATATATATTTCTATTATTTGACAATAAGGAAAAACTACAGAATGCACAAGAAGTAAGGCTTGGATACAGCAATTTTAAAAATGGCATGAAGTCATTTCCAATGCTTGTAGTTGCCATATTGAAAAAAACATATTACTATAACATGAATTCTATAAAGGCTGTAGAATCAAGAATGGGAAAGGAATTTATCTTTTCCCGCCGGAAATATAAAAAAATTGGGTTTGAAGTAATTTTAGTAATAATAATATTTGCAATAAACTTATATCTGGTGGTAAAATATAATGCTTAGACTTGAAAATATAACCTTTTCATATGATGAAGAAACAGAAGCCCTGAAGGATGTTACTTTGAATATAGAAAAAGGTAAGAAAACATTATTTCTTGGGGAAAATGGCTCAGGAAAATCAACGTTATTTTTAATAATGAACGGGCTTTTAAAGGCACAGAAAGGAAATGTGTATTTTGAAGGCGAGAAAATAAAACATAAGAAAA
Coding sequences:
- a CDS encoding sirohydrochlorin cobaltochelatase yields the protein MEKAILVTSFGTSHRDTREKCLDVIENKVKEKYGQEKVERAYTSGIIRRIIEKREGIHIYDQKEGLEALKNKGYNEIITMSLHILGGIEYSKLDSSYGEVTEPLLKTEEDYVKIVNNEEFNNLEGNDAIVFMGHGTESAADSAYQKLQEEYIKAGKNNIFVATVEGEVTIEDVIAKLKTGNYKRILLKPFMIVAGDHAKNDMASDEEDSWKTMLKNEGYEVTALLKGMGEYEFIQKMFMDKLEKVYKNKN
- a CDS encoding energy-coupling factor ABC transporter permease gives rise to the protein MKKKTLLFLVLTGMLLIGVNTYSMHIMEGFLPLNWVMVWFAVCIPFWIIGIKKLQTVSKGSVQDKMTLALAGAFIFVLSALKIPSVTGSSSHPTGVGLSAILYGPFVTSILGTIVLIFQAGLLAHGGFTTLGANAFSMAIAGPVVSYLIYKALAKKNRTVAIFLAAAIGDLATYVVTSFQLAFAYPSPEGGIIVSFIKFGIVFAVTQIPLAVIEGLLTNVVMNILEKYNVKGVEA
- a CDS encoding energy-coupling factor ABC transporter substrate-binding protein, with translation MSENKNGSVFKKNFILIIIIFLIGVAPLLFIKSEFGGSDGEGEEVIKTIKPDYEPWANSLIELPGSETESLLFALQAAIGAGVIGYVLGYFKGERKNADR
- a CDS encoding CbiQ family ECF transporter T component, translated to MLIDKISYTNPLKDINPGIKFILSITTLIFLLYTGSKMVFIFNLVLFNLLLLFAVKVKIGDLLKLNFIPALFILTTVVSLLLIKADIWTFLLRSFSSIAVVYFLICSTPVIDLDYIFEKLRFPKIFREIFLLIYRYIFLLFDNKEKLQNAQEVRLGYSNFKNGMKSFPMLVVAILKKTYYYNMNSIKAVESRMGKEFIFSRRKYKKIGFEVILVIIIFAINLYLVVKYNA